Sequence from the Acipenser ruthenus chromosome 52, fAciRut3.2 maternal haplotype, whole genome shotgun sequence genome:
GGGTGGGGgtaggtggagagagagagagagagagagagagagagagagagagagagagagagagagagagagagaggagagagagagagagagagagagagagagagagagagagagagagagagagagagagagagagagtgaggtggGTTAAGAGAAGAAGGGAAAGGTTATGAGTTCAGATTCATCAATGTATCTTGAACTGACAAtgtcaaaacaaaacagctttcAAATGTTAAACAGTTTTGGAAGCTGTTTGATTTTCGTGAATGTTTTTGGATGCCTTTATGCTGGACGAGTCGTTGGTGGACAATAGATTTTGCGTGCCACTGAAATACCAAAATAAAGCTGTTtctaaaagcattcatttttaatCAGATGTTATAGttggtgtctttttttaaaaaaagactggaCAATTAATTAACGAGTAAATAATAAAGACCAGCACATATCTAATTATCTTTTATAGATTAAACAAATTCAATTTGCTAACTAATCGATTCATATCTTCTATCTCTCTCGTTGTCTTGTTTATGAAAACTGTTTCAGAGAATAATATAGTTGTGTTCTTTGTACATTGTAATTGTCTTTCTATTATTTTCCCAAGACCCACTTGTACCTCAGGCCtcagtctcaatgggtacatcTCCTGGTTAAGTAAATACATACATGAGAGAACACCGAGGGCTAGCGAGGGTGTGTCAATACTTCTGGGCCAAGCTGTGTAAAAGATCTCAGTGCAAATGCAGAATCACACTGCAGAGGGTCTCTGACTGGAGTGTAGTCCTACCTCACTCAGCTTGAACTGAGCAAAACATGTAaaatggctgctgctgctgcagggggtgctgggaaatgaagtttttattacattttttaaaacatcctGTGTAGTATGAGGCCCTTTCGGTACAGCTTCAATCGCTCGGGTTTTTAGAAACGTTTCCTAACACCTCGTTAGTAAAACAGCATTCTAACACGTTCTGTTATCAAGATCATTAGGCAACAGTTTCTCTAATGGttaagtgtctttaattactgtgtatttacattgtagttatttaataaatacatgtgtacttacacataactgCAATGTTAGAATGCATAGTTAcaaagtttgtattttttgttaccaGTTTGTATTTATGTAgtaaatacagctatggccaaaagttttgcatgtatattaacataattgtatagatcttttatttaaaattctctctgcctcgcttctcccacgcaactccactggctcccgatcaccgctcgcatccagttcaagactcttgtactagcctacagatgccttgaccagactgcacccagctacctccagaccctcatctctccctacacccccactcgacctctccgctcctcctgcactagaagactggctctacctccgctacgctcccctgcctccagagcccgctccttctccaccctcacccaggtggaatgaccttcctacagatgtcaggactgtccagtccctgaccaccttccggcgcctcctcaagactcacctcttcaaacagcacctgtagaaactcctcttttccctctggacactttatcactcttccttaaatgcgatttgcttgctcttatctgctccctattttactgctacaaaatgatatcgcaaaagttgactggaagccataatagtggtacagtatttcaggttagatttttaatcacatttttaaagttttgtcagttttttcatatatatggaaaactacaaagcagtgtataatgtaatatgaaatatgttaacgtaacataattctatagggtgatacaaaaggtagtaagacctcacctagaatattgtgttcagttctggtcgcctcgttacaaaaaggatattgctgctccagaaagagtgcaaagaagagcgaccagaattatcccgggtttaaaaggcatgtcgtatgcagacaggctaaaagaattgaatctgttcagtcttgaacaaagaagactacgcggcgatctgattcaagcattcaaaatcctaaaaggtacagacaatgtcgacccaggggactttttcaacctgaaaaaagaaaccaggggtcacaaatggagattagataaaggggcattcagaaaataggaggtgctttttttacacagagaattgtgagggtctggaaccaactccccagtaatgttgttgaagccgacaccctgggatccttcaagaagctgcttgatgagattctgggatcaataagctactaacaaccaaacaagcaagatgggctgaatggggcctcctctcgtttggaaactttcttatgttcttaaaaccagCTGTATAAAGATCTTAAAAGGTTTGGTGTTGATCATCTGGGCACAGTCACTAAAACACTAGAGTGGAGGTGATGGGATgggtttaaataaacacattcgaTTTCCCTGTAAGACTGGGTAGATTCTTGGCTGTACAGGTATTTGTAAAGATTGATAGGATTCCCTTCCTCTTGGTGTTGTTCAGCTTTGCACTGTAGATCACAGCTGATGAAGATCTCTGAATGCTGGAAGTGCTTTCATGGAGATCTCAGAGAGGAGCAGGGCAGTGACACTGAGGGGTCCTTACAGTACAGCCGACCTGTGGCTCGCTGCCATTCAAAGGAACGCATGTTATACCAAACATGTGGTTTCATTTGATAGCGGTTGGTACTACACCGagaaaagaaagttctcagtttgtttcCCTTGCTTTCCAGGAAATACGCTCCTGATTCACTTCCTAGGTCCTTTCAACCCAGTAAAGGCGAGTCCCTGCTGGTCCCCAGCAGGCACTGTGATGTGTAACCGAGGAGGATTTTGACAGACTCACCTGTGATGAAGACTGCAGGCAGGAAGCTGGGCTCCAGAACGCTCGGGCCTGTGGGCTCCGGCTATCCTGTACTGAAAGTCCTGTACAAATCCCCTGTATGCATGCAGGCAGCTGATTACAGGGAACCCAGCACATGTGTAACATGTTGTCTTATGGGAAATGCAATAAAGAAAGTCAGTTTATTTCACTGGAAATAAACACGATTCTGAACCTGGGCCTGCCATCACCGGGGGGAACCGTTGCCGGGGGGAACCGTCACCGTAGCTACACCCTGACCCCTTTACCTTTGCAGCTGGTAATACAGTAATCTAGATATACATAGAGACTAAACTGCAGACCCCACGCGTTTAGAATTGGAAACAGGAGCTTCTAAAACTGAACCAGACACCAGACACCCATTTGTTGTGTAAAAACACTAACTACTCTTTGGCGTTGTGCCGGGTCGCTGGTTCGAGCCCAGCCTCCGTCCCATCACAAGTTCTCTTTCCCTTCACGGTTTAACATCTCTCTGAGGCAAATCCTACCATGTCTTGTTTCTACGGCAACACCGCTTTGACGCACGCGCTCAGTAGAGTGTCTAAACGCTGACCGCTGTAGTGTGCGCGAGACTGGgctcatttatattttaaacttttCACAGCTGTTCGTTGATGAACCTGCTTTTAATACGGGGTCTCTGCAAGTTGCTGTTTCTGACCTGTTTAAAATGATCCGAGCTGGATTAGCTGTGCGCTATCCCTGGTCACACAGATGAGAAGACGCACCTTCACACCCTTCTCCAGGTTCAGGTGTTTCATAGTGGGGTGCGGAGCTGCTGTGCAGGGAAAGGAACTAGACTGAGCACATGAATATACAACCGAAAACAGGTAatcttgttacaagatatcatattatttttacatacaattccccatttatacagttgggtttttactggagtaatctaggttaCTCTAGTAATCCAGGGCAGCAGTgtcgagtagtggttagggctctggactcttgaccggagggttgtgggttcaatccccagtgggggacactgctgctgtacccttgagcaaggtactttacctagattgctccagtaaaaaaacccaactgtataaatggggaattgtatgtaaaataatgtgatatctgtataatgtgaaataatgtataatgtgatatcttgtaacaattgtaagtcgccctggataagggcgtctgctaagaaataaataataataataataataataggcaaagtaccttgctcaagggtacagcagcagtgtgtcccccccacctgggattgaacccacgaccctccggtcaagggtccagagccctgaccgctactccacactgctgcccagtgttcTGCTCCACACAacttcaaacctttttttttaaatagcctacTTACTGTCACAGTTCAGACAATAGTGGTTGATATAGAAAATATGGTAACACATTACATTaagtgtgtctaattactgtgtatttacaaagtagtaTTTCTTCTTGGAGACTCAAATTGTCAATAAAAATTGACCGTGTGTCACTAACTGATAGTTGTCAAGTCACAATTTTTCTTCGTGCCTGTGTGTGGGTTCAGCCAATGATtttgcattttctgatctcaccTGATTTCACGCTCATTGTTAAATTAAGTATGGCTACAGGTGGACGCATGAGGGAATTCtgcaaacattttcaaaagaaacattACAATTACTCTCTGAGTCACACTCGCGTTTTACTGTGTCAACTGGCAAATTGCTAGTGTGTCGCTGGTTATAGGATAGAGCTAAATAACACCCTTTAAAAGAACAGGACTCAGACACAGTCTCTATAAAAAATAACACCCTTTAAAAGAACAGGACTCAGACACAGTCTCTATAAAAAATAACACCCTTTAAAAGAACAGGACTCAGACACAGTCTCTATAAAAAATAACACCCTTTAAAAGAACAGGACTCAGACACAGTCTCTATAAAAAATAACACCCTTTAAAAGAACAGGACTCAGACAcagtctttataaaaaaaaaactttattttatgcCCTGGAAATTGtcattctttgtttttaaatctttttgtttcaaattgtaacagtctgaaaaaaaaaaaacacatatgagcaaaataaataaaccaacagaATGAATTTGTTTTTTATGAAACTGACGAGAGTGAGATATCTCCATCTGAATGTCTTCCTCAGGTCTCTCCTTTCCTCTAAACCAGACACTTCCCTCAATAAAGGTCTTGCAGTAAAATTACCGCACCCTTAAAGCCACTTTAAATTTAAAAGACAAAACCGTTCCTGTGCCTCGTGCGGTTCCTAACTTCGAAAAAGCTTTCTGAAGTTCCACAAACTTTAATTCTGAGTTCATTTACCTTTGCTTATCTTTTTAGCTTAAATCCGGACATAGGTGGCAATACTTTCGCTGCCTCACAGGGCTGTCCGTGAGAACCGTTCTATAGAACCGCTTTTCAAAAAGAACCCAAAACCTGATTAGCTTTCCTGTCCCGCAGTTCTCTGACTCTCACAAAGCCTCTGGTTTGTATTGATTGATTCTTTCGATTTGAAagatcccctctctctctcgttctcatCCAGCTCAGAGTGTCTCATTCTGGTCTTGTCTTATGGTGACGATCTCATTAAAGTGAAAATAATCGAAAACAGAAGCGAACCGATGAAGAAACAGATCGAAACAAACACTGAGGCGGCATATCATTTCTGAAATATATCCCAAGCACAACAGAAAACCGTTTCTCCATCCTTTAGCTTGAAATTCCTTTTTAATTAGTTTCTTCAAGAGCAGAGCggctgaattttttattttttagcatgcATGTAAattcttttgtgatttttttattttttttgagtcCGAAAACTGTTCCTGTAGATCAGGTAAACAGCCTCTctctctttgaaaaaaaaaaaacaaggtcctTTTAAAAGAATAGAATTTGTCGTTTCGTTGTTAAGTTCTAAATAATAATACTCTGTTGAATCTTCACAGTTTGAGTTCCTGCATCTCCGGTGAGAAGCGTGTTGGTTTTTGTTTCATGTTTCCTCCCCTTCCTGATGTTTTTTATTGAAAGTcttgcttagtttttttttttgcagtgtgagCCCCCAAAGCATCAACTTCCCATCTCCGAAATTCCATTCCACAGTTAGAtgcaggaaaaataaaacaagggACTAAACAAAAGCCttgatctccccccccccctcccctctccccccccccgaAACTTTTCCACCCCCACGGAAATCATGAATAAAAAACTTTTCTTCTTTGTCAGAAAAAAAGTTGAGGTTTCAAGACAAGAATTCATAAAGACTTCCGACAGCCTGCCATCTATCTTAGTCATCAATAATATCATTTATTATcattaatatcttttttttacaaacattttCTTATTAAATAACAGTAGATGGGATTTCATGCATGTTTAAATCCTTATCTCTTGAAATACTTCAGCTCGGTTGGATTCCACGTGGGACcttcgcctctctctctctctctcgcgctctctctctctctctctctctccgctggGATCGCGGTGTGACCGCGCGGCctggctctctcgctctctcctcacACTGGAGTGGTGCGTCGGTTCGCCGTGTTCGTGTGCAGAGACTCTTTCAAGTCCTTTTGGATGCAGTTGTGCACCTGCAGGAAGTTGTGGTCCCGCTCCGAGTTGTACGTTGCTGTCGGAGTGGAGGTGGATTTCAGGGGGTCTCGGGTCAGGGTGTACATGGAGATTTCGGTGGAAGGGAGGGTGTTGAAGCCCTTGAGGCCGACGGGGGAGGCGTCCCGGGAGCGCGAGGGCTCGGTGGAGCGGGAGCTGGAGCGGCTGCGGCGACGGTAACGGTAGCGATAGCTCGGGATGCGGGTGATGGCGGAGGACTGCAGGTAGTCCGTGGCTCTCGTCCCGGCTCTCAGCTGCTTGTGTCGGTCGATGAACATGTGCACGGCCAGCACGCCCACCATCTCGGCGATGATGAAGGACAGCGCCCCGAAGTAGAAGGACCAGCCGTACGAGTAGCTGTTCTTCTTGGAGTCGCTCTTGGAGGGGTCCCCCGCGTTGGCCGATATGTACACGATGATCCCAATGATGTTGCTCAGTCCTGCGGagacacaaagagagagagagagaaggaaaggggTTTGTGGAGAGCTTTTGTGCATGACAAGTCAAACCTGTGTGACAGACCGCTGCATGAGGGATCACGTCTACCTTCCGCGAGCACAGACTGAACCCCAGTCCCTCAGTCCTCCTGAACCCCCGTTGCTAGTTGAGTGAAACGCTCCGTTTTCCATGCCATGCGAGTTTGACGGGTGTTGGCGGTTATTTCCCAGCAAGCTTTGCAGCGAAAGTCTCGTTCATTGGCTTACCGAAAGGATGGACCCTACTGCTTTGCTTCTGATAATCCGGACAATTCTTTTGTTACTAAAATAACGACACGAGAATATTAAAAGAGAGAAACCTGCTCATCCCGGTTGAGAATTAAATATTCACGTCCCATTcgtcacttgattggtcagtgATGTGCTTCCACCCATcctgctagggcagcagtgtggagtagtggttagggctctggactcttgatcggagggttgtgggttcaatcccaggtggggggacactgctgctgtacccttgagcaaggtactttacctagattgctccagtaaaaacccaactgtataaatgggtaattgtatgtaaaaataatgtgatatctgtataatgtgaaataatgtataatgtataatgtgatctcttgtaacaattgtaagtcgccctggataagtgcgtctgctaagaaataaataataataatatgggaaatggtcagaaaaaaaaatcaggggcaGCTCGGATTGGCACCCAATGAGGGTCGGCCGAATGAATGAGCAACGTCAGGGGCAGAAGGGTTTTCAACCCAGTTGAGGTGtgcacgggcagcagtgtggagtagtagttagggttctggactcttgaccggagggttgtgggttcaatcccaggtgggggacactgctgctgtacccttgagcaaggtactttacctagattgctccagtaaaaacccaactgtataaatgggtaattgtatgtaaaaataatgtgatatcttgtaacaattgtaagtcgccctggataagggcgtctgctaagaaataaatttatggaaacgaggtattactGTCGACAGTGGCCTGATGAATTTGAATGCGATCCAGTGTAAGTATGTCACTTTGATAAAGGCTACCATGTGACCTGACTCTGGGGTAATTCTGCAGGCGAGAGCGGACACTGTGTTTTCACCAGCTATGAATCAATATGTAATAACCTTGATATCACACTGACGTGGGCTCCGTTTGCATCCCGGAGGACTTTCTGCAGAACGTTTTCTACTGTTTGTGTGACTTTAACTTGCTGTTCTGTTTCTACAGAAAACAATAAATCAGGTCACTCCCTCTTATTAAAACCGATCCACTGACTGAGCTGTCTTTTCTAACACGCTTCCTACACTATGCAGGCATGCCGCCCGGGTGCAGGATGCATTTGAAATATCCCTCCTGCAATGAGAAGAGGTTGCATTTCAGATGTGTGTAGAAGCAATTCCACACAAGCATCAGAGTCACCGGACCCCCAGCAAGGCTTTCTTAACATTGTTTAATTTTCTGAGAGTCACATCAAACAAcgttgtttcattttattatttgtttatttagcagacgcctttatccaaggcgacttacagagactagggtgtgtgaactatgcatcagctgcagagtcacttacaactacgtctcacccgaaagacggagcacaaggaggtgaagtgactcgctcagggtcacacagtgagtcagtggctgaggtgcgatttgaaccggggacctcctggttacaagcccttttctttaaccactggaccacatagggTAATAGAAAGCATTACTAAAAGTTAAGGAAGACGCCTCTTTGTCTAAACAACTGAACCTGTGGGTATCCCTAACGTCAGTGTGAGGTCTAACAACCCAGTCAAAGGAGACTGGTGTAACCCCCGTCCATTCAGGATGACTGCCCTGCTAGATGGTTGATGGAAACGATGCCTGCATGCCCCTCCCCTTGAGTGAGGTCAGTAGTTCTGGCCTCTCCCCTTGAGTGAGGTCAGTAGTTCTGGCCTCTCCCCTTGAGTGAGGTCAGTAGTTCTGGCCTCTCCCCTTGAGTGAGGTCAGTAGTTCTGGCCTCTCCCCTTGAGTGAGGTCAGTAGTTCTGGCCCCTCCCCTTGAGTAAGGTCAGTAGTTCTGGCCCATCCCCTTGAGTGAGGTCAGTAGTTCTGGCCTCTCCCCTTGAGTGAGGTCAGTAGCCCTGGCCCCTCCCCTTGAGTGAGGTCAGTAGTTCTGGCCTCTCCCCTTGAGTGAGGTCAGTAGTTCTGGCCCCTCCTCTTGACTGAGGTCAGTAGTTCTGGCCTCTCCCCTTGAGTGAGGTCAGTAGTTCTGGCCCCTCCTCTTGAGTGAGGTCAGTAGTTCTGGCCCCTCCCCTTGAGTGAGGTCAGTAGTTCTGGCCCCTCCCCTTGAGTGAGGTCAGTAGTTCTGGCCTCTCCCCTTGAGTGGGGTCAGTAGTTCTGGCCCCTCCCCTTGAGTGAGGTCAGTAGTTCTGGCCCCTCCCCTTGAGTGAGGTCAGTAGTTCTGGCCCCTCCCCTTGAGTGAGGTCAGTGGTGTTAGAAACAGAACAAACGGCTTTCGTGTTTAAAGACACCTCACGGTGACACTGCTGCCTGGATCACTTGCTAAGTAAGTTCCTGCTAACATTACTTCATCATCCTATGTGGATATTGCTGTCCTTGCAAAGGAAATAAATAGATTCAGTGCTATTAGCTCAAATaaactcaattattattattattattattattatttatttcttagcagacgcccttatccttagTCAATCCGCTGAGCCAGGCCACTGTGCTGCTGGGCTCATTAGTGCTTGAATGGGCACATCGTGGAAAATCAGGGGTTGCATAAGCTGGTATTGGTACAGGTAGTGAACACAAAAATGTTAAcccctgggtaaatgagggacgccacgtatattgaaagcaaggacttccacacaggtgtggctcctgcgttaattaagcaaataacatcccagggTTTAACCCTGTAGTTTAACATTACAGGGTTAAACTATTACAACTACAATAAGCCAGGGAAATAGGCCAAGGTGGAGAACAGCTTTGAAGCCACGTGCTGTAAAACACTGCAGGGCACTGATAGCGCTTCACCTGCAGTGGCACACTAAGCtgtatttaaaacatgcttttccagagattttatttttttgcagtccCCAGTGCTGCCTTCCGTTCGAACTTACAAAGCAAAACTCAATATACTGTATTGAAGAAAGACTATGCGTGCCTACCTGCAGAGACAAAGAAGATGCCGGCGCTCAGAATAATGTTGTGACGCGACTTGTAAAACTCGCTGGCTGCAATGCACAGACCGCCCATGAAGAGGAGGATGACACTCAGGATTGGAAAGATACTGGAGGCACGCACCGCGCctgtggagagacagagagagtcagagagggagggaggttaCTGTTGAAGATACTGGAGGCACACAcctgaggagagacagagagagtcagagagggagggaggttaCTGTTGAAGATACTGGAGGCACGCAcctgaggagagacagagagagtcagagagggagggaggttaCTGTTGAAGATACTGGAGGCACGCACCGCGcctgaggagagacagagagagtcagagagggagggaggttaCTGTTGAAGATACTGGAGGCACACAcctgaggagagacagagagagtcagagagggagggaggttaCTGTTGAAGATACTGGAGGAGCACAcctgaggagagacagagagagtcagagagggagggaggttaCTGTTGAAGATACTGGAGGCACGCACCtgaggggagacagagagagtcagagagggaGCGAGGTTACTGTTGAAGATACTGGAGGCATGCAcctgaggagagacagagagagtcagagaggggGGGAGGTCACTGTTGAAGATACTGGAGGCATGCAcctgaggagagacagagagagtcagagagggagggaggttaCTGTTGAAGATACTGGAGGCACACAcctgaggagagacagagagagtcagagaggggGGGAGGTCACTGTTGAAGATACTGGAGGAGCACACCAAACCTGTGGAGACACATTTGCAGATGATAGCAAACTTAGGGGAGTAGTGGACATTGAATCCgcagcccagctaattcaaagggaTTTGGAACCTTCTCTATAACTGGGCAAACTTTTGTCAAATGCAGAAATGTAAAGCATTGCATATTATGCATACTAATCCAGGTTATAAGCATTAAATAAACGGGATGGAAATAGAGGACGAGAGCTTTGAAAAGGATCTCAGGGTTATAGTGGAGTCATCATTCGAGAGgctatgctaagattatacaacaCTCTAGTTacaccccacctagaatactgggtgcagttttggtcacctcactacaaaaaaatacatctttgCACTGGAGAAGGTagagagaagggcaactaggctgatcccaggactggAGCTATGAGGACcggttaaaataatgaaatctcttcagcctgGAATAAAGAAGGATGAgcaggaat
This genomic interval carries:
- the LOC117969738 gene encoding voltage-dependent calcium channel gamma-2 subunit; translated protein: MTGSPIRVHTPGSLAWDAQTRLVQINFINRQNQPINTFAVTKASNPVPAAVESQSQTVGETGVHAASFNEARRGNFKGLCKQIDHFPEDTDYEADTAEYFLRAVRASSIFPILSVILLFMGGLCIAASEFYKSRHNIILSAGIFFVSAGLSNIIGIIVYISANAGDPSKSDSKKNSYSYGWSFYFGALSFIIAEMVGVLAVHMFIDRHKQLRAGTRATDYLQSSAITRIPSYRYRYRRRSRSSSRSTEPSRSRDASPVGLKGFNTLPSTEISMYTLTRDPLKSTSTPTATYNSERDHNFLQVHNCIQKDLKESLHTNTANRRTTPV